The proteins below are encoded in one region of Triticum aestivum cultivar Chinese Spring chromosome 1B, IWGSC CS RefSeq v2.1, whole genome shotgun sequence:
- the LOC123100326 gene encoding S-type anion channel SLAH2 yields the protein MASRDGDSICSIQMATEVLDESPGALQDQDEATCSVLFSMPASPSGLHLAQGMAGGAKVEVHDPARPRLMKHARFHSQPSMLIGGGGEAPAMPRSESTREWDRRFDHFRTFSGRLERQLSILRGAVPHEPPTDDMECNAAAKISVEHTDEDNDIPSADSYFAALEGPELETLRPAEVAVLPNGEPWPFLLRFPISAFGMCLGVSSQAMLWKTLSSEHSTGFLGVHPAVNRVLWWASVALTVIVSITYLLKVVFYFEAVRREFHHPVRVNFFFAPWIACLFLVKGLPRPEREINHIVWYLLMTPILCLDLKIYGQWMSSGERQLSKVANPSNHLAVVGNFVGALLGAKMGLRELPIFFFAVGLAHYLVLFVTLYQRLPTNVQLAKELHPIFFFFVTVPNVASMAWATISGEFGHGPKLLYFVSLFLYASLVVRINLFRGVRFSLTWWAYTFPLTSAALATVLYASEVDNMLTRALAVGLAGIATVTVIGVMVNTVYHAFVSKDLFPNDVCIAITRQRPKFNKILAHLRLSSTDEATI from the exons ATGGCGTCCAGGGATGGGGATAGCATCTGCAGCATCCAGATGGCAACGGAGGTACTGGACGAGTCTCCGGGAGCGCTTCAGGATCAAGATGAGGCGACGTGCTCCGTTTTGTTTAGCATGCCGGCCTCGCCGTCGGGGCTCCACCTCGCGCAGGGTATGGCGGGCGGGGCAAAGGTGGAGGTCCACGACCCTGCCAGGCCGCGGCTGATGAAGCATGCCCGCTTCCACTCGCAGCCGTCCATGCTGATCGGAGGTGGTGGCGAGGCGCCGGCTATGCCGCGGAGCGAAAGCACGCGGGAGTGGGACCGGCGGTTCGACCACTTCAGGACCTTCTCAGGCCGTCTCGAGCGGCAGCTCTCCATCCTCCGTGGGGCGGTGCCGCATGAGCCGCCGACGGACGACATGGAGTGTAACGCCGCGGCCAAGATTTCGGTGGAGCACACCGACGAGGACAATGACATCCCCTCCGCCGACTCCTACTTCGCCGCCCTTGAAGGCCCTGAACTTGAGACCCTTCGG CCAGCAGAGGTAGCGGTGCTGCCCAATGGCGAGCCCTGGCCGTTTCTCCTCCGGTTTCCCATCAGTGCGTTCGGAATGTGCCTGGGCGTGAGCAGCCAGGCAATGTTGTGGAAGACTCTTTCGTCGGAGCACTCCACGGGGTTCCTTGGCGTGCACCCCGCCGTCAACCGCGTCCTCTGGTGGGCCTCCGTCGCCCTCACCGTCATTGTGTCCATCACGTACCTACTCAAGGTTGTGTTCTACTTCGAGGCCGTCCGCCGCGAGTTTCACCATCCGGtccgcgtcaacttcttttttgcACCCTGGATCGCTTGCCTCTTCCTCGTCAAGGGCTTGCCCCGCCCCGAGAGGGAGATCAACCACATTGTCTGGTACCTCCTCATGACACCCATCCTCTGCCTTGACCTCAAGATCTACGGCCAGTGGATGTCCAGCGGCGAGCGCCAACTCTCGAAGGTGGCCAACCCGTCGAACCACCTCGCCGTTGTTGGCAACTTTGTGGGAGCACTACTCGGTGCCAAGATGGGCCTCCGTGAGTTGCCCATCTTTTTCTTTGCCGTCGGGCTCGCTCACTACCTCGTGCTCTTTGTTACCCTCTACCAAAGACTCCCCACCAACGTGCAGCTTGCCAAGGAGCTCCATCcgatcttcttcttctttgtcaccGTACCCAATGTCGCCTCTATGGCTTGGGCGACGATCTCTGGCGAGTTCGGCCATGGCCCCAAGCTTCTTTACTTCGTCTCACTCTTTCTCTATGCATCCTTGGTGGTACGCATCAACCTGTTCAGGGGGGTTCGGTTCTCACTGACATGGTGGGCCTACACGTTCCCGCTAACGAGCGCCGCACTGGCCACTGTGTTGTATGCATCGGAGGTGGACAACATGCTGACCCGAGCATTGGCGGTCGGGCTGGCAGGGATCGCCACCGTCACAGTCATTGGAGTCATGGTCAACACCGTATACCATGCCTTCGTGAGTAAGGACCTCTTCCCCAATGATGTGTGCATCGCCATCACGAGGCAGAGGCCCAAGTTCAACAAGATCCTTGCACACCTCCGCTTGTCCAGCACCGATGAGGCCACCATTTAG